TAATCAAATGGAGAGATCCCAAGGGAACTTTTGGTGTCAAACTAGACCTGGTGGTTTTTACCCTACCAATTGGAATAAAGGTCTCGTCTTTAAAAACACGAAACATGTGAATCTGTCACTCTTGAGTAAAAATGCATGAAAATTGGTTCATTCCCAGAATGATTTGTGTGCCATAATTTAAAAATGCAAATATTATAAACTTGGTCgagtttttttattataataagaAGCAAGACTCTTCTTGGGTCTAGAAAAATATTTGTTCACGTCTTGGTTTTATTTCGGAAAACTCTTTTGCGGAAGTTAGAAATggtcaagatatcttagcttttAGAGATAATTGGATACTTAACCTTGTTCAACCTTTGTATGTGTCTACTTTTAATCCAAAAAATTGCGTTTCTCAATTTATTGATCAAAACACTAAGAACTGGAACCCTGAATTGGTTAATTCTCCTTAGCACTAGAATTCCTTTTACATGTAAGGATAGGATTATTTATGGATCCACTAAGAGTTGTCAGTTCACTGTTAAATATGCGTATAAACTTATTTCAGGTCAGGTTTAATACATCCAAAATCCTAGTAATGTGAATCTTATTTATAAAGCACTATAGAAACTGAAACTACTTCCAAAAAGTCCAGTTGTTCATATGGAAATGTCATGAGGCAATTATTCCTGCTAAGATATATATATGTTCAGTTATGGTCATAACATATAGTAATATGTATAATTTGTTAGTTATGAGTTTGTTGAACATATCATTTTGCATTGTCTCTTTGCAAAAGAAGTGTGGTCTATCACACCTTAATTTCATTTGATTACTCAAGGTTCGACTATGAATGTTTTTATATCTGATTAGGTTTCTAATTGGTTGACTAATCCTTCTCTTAAGGATAAATCTATGGATGTGTTCACAATTACATGGTGTATTTGGAAAGACAAATGCTCTTTCATTTTAAAAACAAAGACTCTAAATCATCACGATACAACTAGAGTAGCTCTTAAACTAGCAAACGATACTGAACAGTACCTAAATAATAATGGTTCTCATTGGATGCATCAGTACCTATCATGAGGGATTAGATTATTGTGGTGGCCAATAACTTACTTGTGGATTGTGTTATTGTTTATTGATGCCTCTTTTGACCATAATTCTAACATTAACAAGTATTGGTTTTGATCATAAATAACAATCATGGACCTATCTCGGATGCAAGATCATTTCAGGGCTAGCAAGGAATGTAGAAGAAACATAGAGTTTGGCTATCCTTGAAATTGTTCTTTGGACAAAGGAGCGAGGAAATGACATTTTTTGCCTCATCAGCGATGCAAAACTATTTATAGATTGCTTGAACTCAAATAATAACCAACTATGTTGGTTTAGTAACTCTATCTTAAATGACTGCAAGACAGTCATGAATTTCTTTAAGCTTATTAGATTTGAATTCTCAAACAGAAATTTCGCTCATTTGGCTGATATTGTAGCTAAACGTTGTAGAACTTCTAGAAACAATCGCGATAGTTCGGTATTATTCCAGACTTCCTCGCTGAATATCTGTAATATTTTTCTAGTTCAATGAAGTATTTTCCCTAGCAAAAAAAATGTCATAGAGAAGAAGATTTGTGAACCATTTAAAGTTACATTGCAAAATATGTAAACAAATACAAAACTATTTCTTCGAAGGGTTCATTCAAAATAAGCGCACATCATCGATCGAACAAGAATTAAGATCTTGAAAATACATAATAGTGAAGAAAACTGGAAGGAAAATTTGGACAATATTATTCTTTGCCATGTATTGAGTGATTAACAACTAGATAATTACTTTGTTAACTTTTAGGAGGGATTGTTTTGGGGTATCGAATGACACGTAGTTACATGCAGTGttgttttttatatatatattttccgaCGTCTCTTTGTATAATGGAAAATATATGCTATGAGGATGACAACAAACAGGCAATTTTAGTGATTATCGACTTTTGAAAGTACGTGTTACTCTTTTttgttgtacttttttttttaaatgattttcttccttataagttttgtcaaaaaaaagaaagaaaaaaagaatcgaGAAAATGATAACATCTCTTTGGGAAAAGAGTAAAAAGAAGGTTATACGCGAATCGAACACGGAGGTAGTAAAAAAGAGACTTTGCGGTGAGCGTGGATCGAACACGCGACCTTCAGATCTTCAGTCTGACGCTCTCCCAACTGAGCTATCCCCGCTTGTTGTTGATATGTACATAGCAACATCTACACTCAAATATTTAAGGTTTATCCTGGGATGTTTAAATTTGTTGTTAACTTCAAAATCTTCCTCGTGATGCAGCTATTAACTCAATCATAGCTGCTCATCCATAGGAACTTGTTATTTTTTATGTCCCAACGAGAATGAAGCACCATGGTTCGTGGATGACCCACTTGATGAAGCATCAATCCCACCCTGGATTTCAGTTAGTACAAAATGTTCATCTGATACCAAGTgttgctaaattttttttttttttgctggatCAAGTAATTCAGCCAATTACCAACATTTCAACTTCGTAGATATGCATTATATAAGGGTTGATTTGTGGTGTTCTTCATGCTTCAGTATTGTTATTTCAAGCTTCATACAGCGTTGTTTCAAGTTCAATATTTCTACTGAGCTGAATGCGTATAAATTTACCAAAGAGGAGCAATTCTCAGCAAATATCATCCTTCAATTCGTGTTACACTTGCACAGCAAATCAGTGACTAGCTTTTCTCTTAGTTAGAAACGCCAAAAGCTTTTATTCTTTAGTTTTACGTCTTTCCTAATTTAGAAACTCCGATCCTTTCAGTGAATCAAAATTATTTCAACTGTGCATAAACTTAGAGTAcaattatgatgttgttgactTGTTTCCATAGGAAAACGCCAGTTGAGATAACATCATCTGAAAATTATCAACAAGTATGATTTCATGAACGACAACTATATTTTTACTTACAAAAAGAATGAGCGCGGAAAGAGGACAATCTTCTTCTGCAAAAGCTTGCATTGTTGCAGTTTTAAGTAATAAAAACGGATTTATGGTACACGTATTTCACTCACAACTGGACAAGCTCAAGTTACTTTGCTTCGGGTGCTAGTACTTCTAAAAGCTCTATGTTAAGTTCAAAAGTAGCTCCTGGCTGCAAAAGGAAATTGGAATTAACATTCAAAGTTTGTTCATATTAATAAATCACACATCACGTAAATTACGTGCACGTTTGGAGTCTTTAGACACTAAAGGACACGGACATGCACGAATATCGTCCCCTTGGGTTGATCAAGTGATGACTAGAAACACTAATTCACAAATGGACTCTCTGGAATTTAAGCTTTTAGCATAACAGACTGTAAAGAAAGAACGTGAAAAAGTAGTGACGCTGAATACCATGAATTTAGGAAGAGAACTTTTTCCTTCTAATGAATTGACGATGAATACTAAAGTAGGACTTACCGGGATTTCATTCATTCCTCTTTTACCATACCCAGCTTCTGGAGGCACAATTACCCTCCTCTGTACACAGTGAGATCAAATGAACAGTCAAAAGGCTAGAAACATACAGTGCAATATAAGATTTGAAATGAGGATAACTTGCAATTCCAGATGTAAAACAGACACATATAGCTGAACAAACGTCACAAGCAATATGACATCTTGAAAGGTGATATATGTGTAGCTCAATGCTTTGTCATACCTTCCCCCCTACTTTCATCCCTTCAGTTACTGAGTACATAGCTGCTGGGGGTTTCGGTGCAGCCTGAGCAGAGAACAAACCATTTGCGCTATCTACGAAATCCCGCTTTCTTTCTTTTCCTGGAGTTGCTCCAACCCTGAATTCATACGGCTACTTGACAATGGATTATTGTGTCAGTTCTATTTACTCCATCAATGATGCATTATCATCCATTATGAAGACAAAAAGTATTCGGCCTGGAGAGATAACCTGTGCAATTGCGCGATTTCCAGCTAAGAGTTTAGATTCCCGACTCGATATTGCAGTAACACCACGGtacacacaatcaaaatgcaCCTAAAAATAAACAAGTTAAAGCAAAAGGAAACTAGGATTGGATACAATGGCGAAGAAAGGGTAAAACTGCACTACTTCTGTTATAGATAAACCTGGACAATTGATCCTTTCTCTGCTGTTTGGCCTTTGCCCTCAATGAGATCGAAGTACTTTAAGCCATCAGCTGCGATTCACAAGGTGTGAATGAAATCGATTTCGAactaaaaaatgaaaagaagaaacaACACAAAACCAATGCGAGGGGTCCCTCGAATTGATAACAGATCAACTCCGGTGATATTAGTATGAAGGAAGTGATATTAGTATGACAAGACCAGCACACTATTACAAGGTCATACATAGATAGTGGTTTTGTATAATTCCTCATCACATGTTGTACAACATATAAAATCCTTCATTCGATGATTTCAAAGCCAAGGAGATGTATATCACTTGGATCCTTATCATAATTGATGACCAAGAGATAGTACCACATGCTCAAATTACGCAGTTGTGCTATAGGCAATTTTTTGTTTCCTATTGCTCATGCAATTACAAAATTGTGTTCGAATAAATTGTTTGAGTAATGTGGATTCAGATAATTCAGTCATGTGCTTCAAGAATTTGGGATTCTCATAAAAACTTCTCACCCTGAATAATGCATAACCAACGGATAATTCCAATATCTAGAAACCCATACAAAACTTATAACAATGTCAACATTTTAGCAAAAATTACAAACAATTATATGAATGGAGAAGGAGAACTAACAGTTT
This DNA window, taken from Papaver somniferum cultivar HN1 chromosome 3, ASM357369v1, whole genome shotgun sequence, encodes the following:
- the LOC113357012 gene encoding peptidyl-prolyl cis-trans isomerase FKBP18, chloroplastic-like; translation: MTSIQSLERLAVDVFHCSKSKLRNQNQIQTQTQNKVVFPIPISRRAAILISVIPFGLIALPPPSSQARERRSRKTIPPEDYVTNSDGLKYFDLIEGKGQTAEKGSIVQVHFDCVYRGVTAISSRESKLLAGNRAIAQPYEFRVGATPGKERKRDFVDSANGLFSAQAAPKPPAAMYSVTEGMKVGGKRRVIVPPEAGYGKRGMNEIPPGATFELNIELLEVLAPEAK